Proteins encoded within one genomic window of Aspergillus nidulans FGSC A4 chromosome VII:
- a CDS encoding putative integral membrane protein (transcript_id=CADANIAT00008590): MALGVPRGRHAMAISAVFTCLATALAAIRIYTRAFMVKQMGSDDWTIIISLVFSWAFFGIFVGETAYLMGEHQELIPSDILEKQMICFWASVPIYQASLITTKASILLQYKRVFATRGMHIANWILIGFVGVWGTWTFVSAWLNCVPVARFWDPTIDGYCLDQKALWFSNSAIHIFTDIVLLIFPMPVLRNLQLPRRQRLALMAVFALGAFVLVTSILRLKSLLVISDSDDPTYDNVGAATWSAIECNVAIICACLPATRAFISKLIPRFFSTEKSKSTTNHYGRSRSMNLPGFQASVAGGNETSHGYSMNTFPKRSDKAKDGLSSSPPTEIKVTTKISQESVVTRQQDEFSSLKGLIRD, from the exons ATGGCCCTCGGTGTACCTCGCGGTCGACATGCAATGGCAATAAGTGCCGTCTTCACCTGTCTAGCCACCGCGCTCGCAGCAATCCGCATATACACACGAGCCTTCATGGTGAAACAAATGGGGTCGGATGATTGGACAATCATCATATCTCTC GTTTTCAGTTGGGCTTTCTTCGGTATCTTTGTCGGCG AAACCGCCTATCTCATGGGAGAGCATCAAGAACTGATTCCGTCTGACATATTGGAAAAGCAGATGATC TGTTTTTGGGCCTCCGTCCCCATATATCAAGCCAGCCTGATCACCACAAAAGCATCAATCCTTTTGCAGTACAAGCGCGTTTTTGCTACGCGGGGAATGCACATAGCAAATTGGATCCTGATCGGATTCGTCGGGGTATGGGGAACTTGGACGTTCGTTAGTGCGTGGCTCAATTGCGTCCCAGTCGCAAGATTCTGGGACCCTACTATTGATGGCTATTGCTTGGATCAGAAGGCCCTATGGTTCTCCAATTCCGCAATCCATATTTTTACCGACATCGTCCTCCTTATTTTCCCTATGCCGGTGCTCAGAAACCTCCAGCTACCACGGCGGCAGAGGCTCGCCCTTATGGCAGTCTTCGCACTTGGCGCTTT TGTGCTTGTCACCAGCATCCTTCGTCTGAAAAGCCTTTTGGTAATATCAGACTCCGACGATCCAACCT ACGACAACGTAGGAGCAGCAACTTGGTCCGCGATCGAGTGCAATGTTGCCATTATTTGCGCTTGTCTTCCCGCAACACGTGCCTTCATCTCAAAGCTTATCCCCCGTTTCTTCTCAACCGAGAAAAGCAAGAGCACTACAAACCACTACGGCCGAAGTCGGAGCATGAACTTGCCTGGCTTCCAGGCCTCTGTTGCAGGCGGAAACGAAACCTCACACGGTTATAGTATGAATACGTTTCCAAAACGGTCCGATAAAGCCAAAGACGgtctttcctcctcgccgccgACGGAGATCAAAGTCACTACAAAAATTTCGCAGGAATCCGTGGTAACACGGCAGCAAGATGAATTTTCTAGTCTGAAGGGGCTGATTAGAGATTAG
- a CDS encoding stromal membrane-associated protein (transcript_id=CADANIAT00008591): MSRRPNPAQAAQNQQTIKALLKLEPNKVCADCKRNKHPRWASWNLGIFICIRCSGIHRGMGTHISRVKSVDLDAWTDEQLQSVVRWGNARANKYWEAKLAPGHVPPEAKIENFIRTKYESKRWVMDGPMPDPSTLDAGDDDVPLAVVQEKAKIERSASQRVAPARQPAVQHRPQASIDLFDDDGVAPPVRPSTTEPSIRAPPKQPQAAPKPTRPGDSLLGLDFFGSAQPAANSRPASVASTPAGGMSRPDLKQSILSLYSKPQPTAHERTSSFGDLASPPPQSTSSSNLGGLTDAFSGLSFPTSPPAQRPAEKPSPFAGLTSFANSKSAPAAPKVTSPTASIGSTGGGLFDSLTSPTAPSAKPQSRTTSISSNSNDFGFSSFQSPPPPKANPPSASLSNDLFGLSSPPISAAPIPPPARSPPPVAAPQPDISSAFNLSQPAPKPVAPPQPLTTTTSIPTLSAAAIDPWGSNAWSTPEPAAPAAPQPSSMMKLPDTLTANDVGAGWGAPSAAASKPTPPTVAEDEDFGGWASAAPISSTSTTNVNAPPKPAGGFSGSDDLFSNVWE, encoded by the exons ATGTCTCGTCGTCCAAATCCCGCCCAGGCGGCCCAAAATCAACAGACTATCAAAGCTCTCTTGAAACTCGAGCCCAACAAGGTATGCGCTGATTGTAAACGCAACAAAC ATCCGCGATGGGCCTCCTGGAACCTGGGAATATTTATCTGTATTCGTTGTTCGGGCATACATAGGGGCATGGGCACCCATATCAGCCGAGTGAAATCTGTGGACCTTGATGCGTGGACCGACGAACAACTCCAAAGTGTAGTACGTTGGGGAAATGCCAGAGCGAATAA ATACTGGGAGGCGAAGTTGGCCCCCGGGCATGTTCCGCCAGAAGC AAAGATAGAGAACTTTATCAGGACTAAATATGAATCCAAACGCTGGGTCATGGACGGCCCGATGCCTGATCCTTCGACATTGGATGccggcgacgatgatgtt CCCCTAGCAGTTGTCCAAGAAAAAGCGAAGATCGAACGCTCCGCTTCGCAGAGGGTCGCTCCGGCCAGGCAGCCAGCAGTGCAGCATCGCCCTCAGGCGTCCATTGACCTTTTTGACGATGACGGCGTCGCTCCTCCGGTCCGTCCCAGCACCACAGAGCCCTCAATTCGAGCTCCCCCCAAGCAGCCGCAGGCTGCACCGAAACCCACACGGCCCGGCGATTCCTTGCTCGGTCTCGATTTCTTTGGAAGTGCACAGCCGGCAGCGAATAGTCGCCCCGCTAGTGTCGCGTCAACGCCGGCGGGCGGGATGTCTAGACCTGACCTGAAGCAGTCTATTCTTTCCCTCTACTCCAAGCCGCAGCCTACGGCGCATGAGCGCACCTCTTCGTTTGGCGATCTAgcttcccctcccccacaATCGACATCTTCATCTAACCTTGGAGGATTGACCGACGCTTTTAGTGGACTGAGCTTCCCCACCTCCCCCCCGGCTCAGAGGCCTGCAGAAAAGCCATCTCCCTTTGCAGGTCTGACGAGCTTCGCCAACTCCAAGTCAGCTCCGGCAGCGCCCAAGGTGACATCGCCTACGGCCTCAATTGGAAGCACAGGCGGTGGTTTGTTTGATAGCCTCACATCTCCTACTGCTCCCTCCGCGAAGCCTCAATCGCGCACTACATCGATATCATCTAACAGCAACGACTTCGGGTTCTCTAGCTTCCAgtctccaccaccacccaaGGCGAACCCTCCATCGGCATCGCTTTCCAACGACCTCTTTGGACTGTCCTCCCCTCCGATCTCTGCAGCCCCCATCCCGCCACCTGCGCGCTCACCGCCGCCAGTGGCAGCACCCCAGCCAGACATAAGCTCTGCATTCAacctcagccagccagctccCAAACCAGTAGCACCGCCTCAGCCATTAACCACGACAACCTCCATTCCTACTCTCAGCGCCGCTGCCATCGACCCTTGGGGCTCCAACGCATGGAGCACCCCTGAGCCTGCTGCACCAGCTGCCCCTCAGCCATCCTCCATGATGAAACTTCCGGACACTTTAACCGCCAACGACGTCGGCGCTGGCTGGGGTGCCccgtcagcagcagcatctaaGCCAACCCCACCCACTGTTGCGGAGGACGAAGATTTTGGCGGCTGGGCGAGTGCGGCCCCTATCTCTTCTACGAGTACCACTAATGTAAACGCTCCACCTAAACCGGCAGGCGGGTTTAGCGGATCTGATGACTTGTTTTCTAATGTATGGGAGTAA